The Panicum virgatum strain AP13 chromosome 5K, P.virgatum_v5, whole genome shotgun sequence genome has a window encoding:
- the LOC120708304 gene encoding probable indole-3-acetic acid-amido synthetase GH3.1 produces the protein MPEAPSPKTTPPACGFAPGAHREALEFIEHVTANAGQVQRRVLAEILAQNAPAEYLRRHGVSGAADDTVEAFRRLVPLVTYEGLQPDILRIANGDTSPILSGKPISEFLTSSGTSGGERKLMPTIADELDRRSLLYSLQMPVMSQSVPGLDKGKTMYLLFVKAESCTPGGLVARPVLTSYYRSRQFLERPHDPYTDYTSPNEAILCVDSYQSMYAQLLCGLVHRADVLRVGAVFASGFLRAIRFLEKHWPRLCRDIRTGALDPEITDRAVRDAVGRVLRADPALADEVEDECGRASWEGIIRRLWPRTKYIDVIVTGAMSQYIPTLEFYGGGLPLACTMYASSECYFGLNLKPMCKPSDVAYTLIPTMCYFEFLPLRCSNAKQQADPSHRDLVDLVDVKLGHEYELVVTTYSGLCRYRVGDVLRVAGFKNDAPMFSFVRRQNVALSIDSDKTDETELHAAVSGAVQHLAPFGASLVEYTSYADAATIPGHYVLFWELRAGSTAVPASVFEDCCLSVEEALNSVYRQCRACDRSIGPLEIRVVSEGTFDKLMDYAISRGASINQYKAPRCVRAGPVVELLDARVQGKYFSPKCPKWSPGNKLWSNAREVTSNGDAC, from the exons ATGCCGGAAGCGCCGTCCCCCAAGACAACCCCGCCGGCCTGCGGCTTCGCCCCGGGGGCTCACCGCGAGGCGCTCGAGTTCATCGAGCATGTCACGGCGAACGCCGGGCAGGTGCAGCGGCGCGTCCTCGCCGAGATACTGGCGCAGAACGCGCCGGCCGAGTACCTGCGCCGGCACGGCGTCTCCGGGGCCGCGGACGACACCGTCGAAGCCTTCCGCCGCCTCGTCCCGCTCGTCACCTACGAGGGCCTCCAGCCGGACATCCTCCGCATTGCCAACGGCGATACCTCGCCGATCCTCTCCGGCAAGCCCATCTCCGAGTTCCTCACAAG CTCTGGCACGTCCGGAGGGGAGAGGAAGCTGATGCCGACCATCGCCGACGAGCTGGACAGGAGGTCGCTGTTGTATAGCCTGCAGATGCCGGTGATGAGCCAGTCGGTGCCCGGGCTCGACAAGGGCAAGACCATGTACCTGCTGTTCGTGAAGGCGGAGTCGTGCACGCCGGGCGGGCTCGTGGCGCGGCCGGTGCTGACTAGCTACTACCGGAGCCGGCAGTTTCTGGAGCGGCCGCATGACCCCTACACCGACTACACGAGCCCCAACGAGGCGATCCTGTGCGTGGACTCGTACCAGAGCATGTACGCGCAGCTGCTGTGCGGCCTCGTCCACCGCGCCGACGTGCTGCGCGTCGGCGCCGTGTTCGCCTCGGGCTTCCTCCGCGCCATCCGCTTCCTCGAGAAGCACTGGCCGCGCCTGTGCCGCGACATCCGCACGGGCGCCCTCGACCCGGAGATCACCGACCGCGCCGTGCGCGACGCCGTCGGGAGGGTGCTGCGCGCCGACCCGGCGCTCGCCGACGAGGTCGAAGACGAGTGCGGGAGGGCGTCGTGGGAGGGCATCATCCGGCGCCTGTGGCCCCGCACCAAGTACATCGACGTGATCGTGACCGGCGCCATGTCGCAGTACATCCCGACGCTGGAGTTCTACGGCGGCGGCCTGCCGCTCGCGTGCACCATGTACGCCTCCTCCGAGTGCTACTTCGGGCTCAACCTGAAGCCCATGTGCAAGCCGAGCGACGTGGCCTACACGCTcatccccaccatgtgctactTCGAGTTCCTTCCTCTCCGCTGCAGCAACGCCAAGCAGCAGGCCGACCCGAGTCACCGCGACCTGGTCGACCTCGTCGATGTGAAGCTTGGACACGAGTACGAGCTCGTGGTCACCACTTACTCCG GTTTGTGTCGGTATCGCGTGGGTGATGTGCTGCGGGTGGCGGGGTTCAAGAACGATGCGCCTATGTTCAGCTTCGTCCGGCGGCAGAACGTGGCGCTGAGCATCGACTCCGACAAGACCGACGAGACGGAGCTGCACGCGGCGGTGAGCGGCGCGGTGCAGCACCTGGCGCCGTTCGGCGCGTCGCTGGTGGAGTACACGAGCTACGCGGACGCGGCGACCATCCCGGGCCACTACGTGCTGTTCTGGGAGCTGCGCGCCGGCAGCACGGCCGTGCCGGCGTCCGTGTTCGAGGACTGCTGCCTGTCGGTGGAGGAGGCCCTGAACAGCGTGTACCGGCAGTGCCGGGCCTGCGACAGGTCCATCGGCCCCCTCGAGATACGCGTCGTCTCCGAGGGCACCTTCGACAAGCTCATGGACTACGCCATCAGCCGCGGCGCGTCCATCAACCAGTACAAGGCGCCGCGGTGCGTGCGCGCCGgcccggtggtggagctgctcgACGCGAGGGTGCAGGGCAAGTACTTCAGCCCCAAGTGCCCCAAGTGGAGCCCCGGGAACAAGCTATGGAGCAACGCCAGGGAGGTGACCTCCAACGGGGACGCCTGCTGA